The DNA region GAAAGTGCCGAGGCCGCCGTCACCGCCAGGCACCTCAAGCCGCTGTGGCACCTGCCGGGCACCCAGCTGGGCGTGGTGGCCTGGCCGCCGATCCGGCGTGCCCCGCACTGGCACTACTGGTGGCAGGCGCACCTGCTGGACTGCCTGGTCGACGCCCAACTGCGGGACCCGCAACCCGAACGGGCGACCCGCATCAAACGGCAGATCCGCACCCACCGGCTCCGCAACGTCGGCCGCTGGACCAACGCCTACTACGACGACATGGCCTGGCTGGCGTTGGGGATCCAGCGCGCCTGCCGGGTCACCGGGATCGACCGGCACCGCGCCCTGAGAACCCTGACCGCCCAGCTCACCGACTCCTGGATGCACGAGGCCGGCGGCGGCATCCCCTGGCGCAAAGACGAACAGTTCACCGAGCCCTTCTTCAACGCCCCCGCCAACGGCCCGGCCGGGATCTTCCTGGCCCGCGAACCCGCCTGGCTGCCGCGCGCCCAGGCGATGGGCGACTGGATCGACGACACGCTGATCGACCCGGAGACCCACCTGGTGTTCGACGGCATCCGCGGCGGTTCGCTGGTGCGCGCCGAATACACCTACTGCCAGGGCGTGGTGCTGGGACTGGAGACCGAACTGGCGGCACGCACCGGCGTGCAGGACCGCCCGCGTCACGCCCACCGGGTACACCGGCTGGTGGCCGCGGTGGCCGAGCAGATGGCCCCCGGCGGGGTGCTCAAGGGCGCCGGCGGCGGGGATGGCGGGCTGTTCGCCGGGATCACCGCCCGCTACCTGGCGCTGGTCGCCACCGACCTGCCCGGGGAGTCCACCGCCGACGTGCAGGCCCGCGAGACCGCGGCCAAGCTGGTGTTGACGTCGGCGAAGTCCGCGTGGGACTACCGGCAGTCGGTCGACGGCCTACCGCTGTTCGGGCCGAACTGGGATCAGACCGCGCAACTGCCGCACGCCGACAGCGGTACGGCGCAGTTCATCGGTGGCGCGGTCAGCGAATCGGAGATCCCCGAACGCGACCTGTCGGTGCAGTTGAGCGGATGGATGCTGATGGAGGCCGCGCACGCCGTCGCCGCCGCCCAGACCGCCTGCTGATCTCTGCGCCCCGTTGAGACTGCGCTCTCCGGCGGGGTCTACTCGGAGTTCTGCGCCGTGAGTGCCGCGTCGACGTCGGCCGGGGGAGTGCGGCGACGCGCCAGGAAGGCCTTGCCCGCCGAGTAGAACGCCGGCAGCAGCGACACGAACAGAATCCCGAGGATGATCAGTTCCAGGTGGTCGGTGATACCGGGCACCTTGGTGCCCAGCAGATACCCCGTCAACGTCATCCCGGCACCCCACAGGATGCCGCCGACGATGTCGAACGCCAGGTAGACCGGGTAGCGCATGTAGGAGACCCCGGCGATCGCCGGGACGAAGGTCCGCGCGAACGGCACGAAGCGGGCCAGGATGATCGCCGCCGGCCCGTACTTCTCGAAGAACGCGTGCGAATCGGTCACATAGTGCTTCTTGAAGAAGCGGGAGTCTTCCTTCTTGAACAGCGCCGGCCCCAGCCGGCGGCCGATGAAGTAGCCGGTCTGGTCGCCCAGCACCGCCACCACGGCCACCGCCGGCGCCAGCACCCAGATGTCGGGGTTGCCGGCGGCGGCCAGCAGCCCGCCGGTGACCAACAGGGATTCCCCGGGCAGCAGCGGAAACAGCAGACCCGTTTCGATGAAGACGATCACCAGAATGGCCGGCAGTACCGCGTGCTCGAATACGCCGCCCTGCCCGATCCAGTACATCGGGTCCAAGATGTGGGGCATCGCCGCCACCGTCATGCTCATGAGGCCCCAACATACCGGTGTCGTGGGCAAATAACCGTTGGGGATACTGGGAGGACACAGTCTGCACCCAGGAGGAGAGAGTTCCATGCCCATCGCCACCCCCGAGGTCTACGCCGAGATGCTGGGCCGCGCCAAGGAGAACTCCTACGCATTCCCGGCGATCAACTGCACGTCGTCGGAGACCATCAACGCCGCGATCAAGGGTTTCGCCGACGCCGGCAGTGACGGCATCATCCAGTTCTCCACCGGCGGCGCGGAATTCGGCTCCGGCCTGGGTGTCAAGGACATGGTCACCGGTGCGGTGGCGCTGGCCGAGTTCGCCCACGTGATCGCCGCCAAGTACTCGATCAACGTCGCGCTGCACACCGACCACTGCCCCAAGGACAAACTGGACGGCTTCGTGCGCCCGCTGCTGGCGATCTCCGCGGACCGGGTCAAGGCCGGCCAGAACCCGCTGTTCCAGTCGCACATGTGGGACGGCTCGGCGGTGCCGATCGACGAGAACCTGTCGATCGCCCAGGAGCTGCTGGCCGCCTCGGTGGCCGCCAAGATCATCCTCGAGGTGGAGATCGGCGTCGTCGGCGGTGAAGAGGACGGCGTGGAAGCCGAGATCAACGAGAAGCTCTACACCACCCCGGAAGACTTCGAGAAGACCGTCGCCGCCCTGGGTGCCGGGGACAAGGGCCAGTACCTGCTGGCCGCCACCTTCGGCAACGTGCACGGCGTCTACAAGCCGGGCAACGTGGTGCTGCGCCCCGACATCCTGGCCGAGGGACAGAAGGTCGCGTCGGCCAAGCTGGGCCTGGCCGAGGGTTCCAAGCCGTTCGACTTCGTCTTCCACGGCGGCTCGGGCTCGCTGAAGTCCGAGATCGAGGAGGCGCTGCGCTACGGGGTGGTGAAGATGAACGTCGACACCGACACCCAGTACGCGTTCACCCGCCCGGTCGCCGGCCACATGTTCAGCAACTACGACGGCGTGCTCAAGGTCGACGGCGAGGTCGGCAACAAGAAGACCTACGACCCGCGCAGCTACCTCAAGAAGGCCGAGGCGTCGATGACCGAGCGGGTCATCGAGGCGTGCAACGACCTGCACAGTGCGGGCAAGAGCCTGGCGCTCTGACCGAAACCACCGACGGACAGCCCTCGCATCGCGGGGGCTGTCCGCGTTTCAGCCGCCGTGGGACTGGCAGATCTTCCACTGGTTGTCGCGGAACTGCAGGTCGATGCTGCGGGTCGAGCGGACCCGCGGTTCGTAGGCCATGAACGCGGTGACGTTGGCCTCGGCGTGGCCGTCGTTGACCACGACCTCGTCGATGCTGGCGACCACCGGATACTGCTTGGCCTCCGAGATCCGTCGGTAGGTGTCGTCCCAGACCTTCTGGTCGTAGTTGACGTAGCGGTCGCGGAAGTCCCCGCAGGTGAGGCTGCGCAACGTGGCCAGGTCACCCTTCTGGGTGGCGAGGTCGAAGTTCGCGATGGTGTCGCGGACGTGCTCCTCCTGGGAGGCGGCCTCCCGGGTATCGCGGGTCAGCCACAAGGTGGCCAGCACCGCGATGGTCGCCAGTGCCAGGACGATCAGGACGATCGCCATCACCCAACCCCAGCGGCGGGACTCCCGGATCGGCGCCGGGCCGCCGCTGCGGGCCGGAATCTGTTGTGGGATCGCCTTTCCCGAGTCGTCGCCCGACGTGGTGATCAGTTCGGTGTTCTGGTCGCCCACCGTCGGGATGACCACCGTCTGACCGGCGTCGAATCCCGGCGCGGTGAACCGGCGTTCCGGGGACCCGTCGGCGCCGGGTTCGTCGGCGGGGACGTCGGTGGTGATCACCTCGGTGACCGCTTCGGTGTCGGCCGTCTCGGCGGCGTCGGAAATCGCGGTGGTCGAGGTGTCTTCTTCGGTCGGCTCGGTGCTGTCAGGTTCCGGTGGGTTCGTCATGAGCGGCTATTCCTCCGGCTGGTTGGATCGGCTGACGCTAATGGGCAGCTTACTGACCGAACCTGGCGGTTCCCGTCAGCGCGTGCCGGGTAGGGCCTCAGCGTTCGAGTGGACAACCACCGCCCTGCCCGGCGGGTTCCACCTGCACGGTGGCGTGGGTCAGGCCGCGGGCCGCCAGCACGGCCCGCGCGGCGCTCAGCACCCGGCCGGCGTCGGCGTCGGTACCCAGGTGGGCGGTGGCCATGTCCTGGCCGGGCACCAGAGTCCAGACATGCAGGTCGTGTACGTCGGTGACGCCGTCGACGGCCGCCAACGCCGCACGCAGTTCATCGACGTCGATATGGCTCGGTGACGCCTCGGACAGGATGCGCAGGGCGTCGCGGGCCAGGGCGAACGCCCGGGGCAGTACCCACAGGGCGACGAAGACCGCGACCACCACGTCGGCGTAGGGCCAGTCGGTGGTGACCGTGACGATGCCCGCGATCAGCACCGCGACGTTGCCGACGGTGTCGGCGACCACCTCCAGGTAGGCGCCGCGCACCGCCAGGCTGTGCTCCGAGTGCGACCGCAGCAGCCCGATGACCACGGCGTTGACCGCCACCCCCGCCAATGCGACGACGATCAGCGGCATGCCGGGCACATCCGGTGCGGTGCCGATGCGGCGGATCGCCTCGGTCGCGATGAACGTCGCGACGCCGATCAGCAACACCGCGTTGGCGACCGCGGTGAACACCTCGGCGCGGTGCCAGCCGTAGGTCCGCGACGGCGACGTGCTGCCGCGTCGGGTCAGCACCACCGCCGTCACCCCCATGAACAGCGCGGCCAGGTCGGTGAGCAGATGCCCGGCGTCGGCCAGCAGGGCGATCGAGTTGATGGCGATGGCGGTGGCGAGTTCGATGCCGAAGAACGTGGTCAGGATCGCGGCGGCGACCACCATGCGGGACAGCCGGCTGTCGGTATGACGGTGTTGGTGACCGGCGCCCATGGAAGGTGAATATAGGTCGCCGGCACCGGTGCCGGGTCAGAACCAAGAGCTCCAGAACTGGGTCAGGTGCAGACCCACCGCCACCAGCTCACGCGGCACGCCGAACAGATCGAAGACCCACAGCACCAGCCCGAAGAACTTCTGGTTCACCGCCGGCGACGCGATCAGCAGGGCCATCAGCACGAGCAGTCCGTAGGGCTGGAACGGCGCCACCGCGCGTCGGGTGGCCGGGCTCAGATGCGGCTCCAGCGCCCCGAAACCGTCCAGCCCCGGCACCGGCAGCAGGTTCAGCACCAGCGCGGTGATCTGCAGGAAGCCCAGAAACGCCACCGCCGACCAGAACACCGGATGCCGCGGGTCGTGCAGCGCCCAGGCGCCCCCGAGCAGCACGATCGCCAACACCAGGTTGGCCGCCGGGCCCGCCAGGCTGACCAGGGTGCGCCGGCGCGGGGGCATCGACGACGTCTGCACGAACACCGCCCCGCCGGGCAGCCCGATACCGCCGAGCGCGATGAACAGCAGTGGCAGCAGCAGAGACAGCCCCGGGTGGGTGTAGCGCAGCGGGTTGAGGGTCAGGTAGCCGCGCATCGCGACGCCGCGGTCGCCGAAGCGCCAGGCGGTGTAGGCGTGCCCGAACTCGTGCAGGCACAGCGAGACGAGCCAGCCGGCGATCACGAACACGAACACCCCGGCGTAGGCCAGCGGACGGATCGCGGTGCCTGCCGACCAGGCCAGCACGCCGCCGAGTGCGGTCACCGCGACCAACGCCAGAAAGACCGGGCTGGGCCGGACCGCTTGGCCCCGCAGGGGGTGCACGTTCACCCGACGAACCTATCGGACCAGCAGCCAGTCCTCGATGTGGCGATAGAACGTGGAGCGCTTCACCGTCCGGGTGCCGAATCTCCCGTCGCGCACCACCAGTGCACCCGTCGTGCCCAGTTGCGCCGCCCGGCCCGTCACCCAGCGTCGTACCCGGCCGCACCTCCGCGGAACCCCGGCGCGCAACCCCGGCGGCACCCCGATCGGCTCGATCAGCACTTCGGCCACGTCGCCGTCGAACACGGTGTCGTCGTCGACGACTCCCTCGCCGCGCAGCAGCGCCGTACCGTCCACCGGCAGCCACCGGCCCACCCCCACCAGCGCGGTGCCGGCGTCGTCGCGGATCAGCGGTACCGGGCCGGCAGCACCCCGGCGGGCCCGCCGCGCCGCGCGCCGGCCGGCCGGCAGCCCGTAGGCGCGGGTGGCCGGGGTACGCCGCGACGGCACGTAGCCCACCTCGACGTCGAGGCGGTCGGCGCGCAGCATCCGGGTCAGCACCTGCGCCAGATCCGGGTCGGCTCCCACCACCAGCACCCGGCCGTAGCGGTCCAGGGCGGCGTCGATGTCAGCGGTGCCCCTATCGGCTGTGACCTGCACCGATGGCAGGTCCCGCAGGGCGCGGGGCAGGGTCCGCCCGGCGCACAGCAGCACGACGGTTTCCGGGGGTGTCTCAGCGGGCATCAGCGGCTCTCCGGGCCGTTAGTGGCGTTCAACACGCTCCTTGTGAATCGCTTCGGATAGGCTCATTCCCCGGCTGGACCACAGTAAGCCAAGACAGTTAGCGAGAAATCCATGCCGGCAATCGTCGTCATCGGCGCCCAATGGGGTGACGAGGGCAAAGGGAAAGCCACCGACCTACTCGGCGAACGAGTTCAGTGGGTGGTGCGCTACCAGGGCGGCAACAATGCCGGCCACACGGTCGTTCTCCCCACCGGGGAGAACTTCGCGTTGCACCTGATCCCGTCCGGGGTGCTGTCGCCACACGTCACCAACGTCATCGGCAACGGTGTGGTGGTCGATCCGGGTGTGCTGCTCACCGAGCTGGACGGGCTGGAACGCCGGGACGTGGACACCTCGCGGCTGCTGATCTCCGCCGACGCCCACCTGTTGATGCCGTACCACGTGGCCATCGACAAGGTGACCGAGCGCTACATGGGCTCCAAGAAGATCGGCACCACCGGTCGCGGCATCGGGCCCTGCTACCAGGACAAGATCGCCCGGATCGGCATCCGGGTCGCCGACGTGCTCGACGAGGAGTCGCTGGCGAACAAGATCGAGGCCGCCCTGGAGTTCAAGAACCAGGTGCTGGTCAAGATCTACAACCGCAAGGCCCTGGAACCGCAGCAGGTCCTCGAGGACCTGCTCGAGCAGGCCGAGGGCTTCAAGCACCGCATCGCCGACACCGCGCTGCTGCTGGGCGGCGCACTGGACCGCGGCGAGAACGTGCTGCTGGAAGGCTCCCAGGGCACTCTGCTCGACGTCGACCACGGCACCTACCCGTATGTGACGTCGTCCAACCCGACCGCCGGCGGTGCCGCGGTGGGCTCCGGTGTGGGCCCGACCCGCATCACCACCGTGCTGGGCATCCTCAAGGCCTACACCACCCGGGTCGGCTCGGGCCCGTTCCCCACCGAGTTGTTCGACGCCAGCGGCGAGTACCTGTCCAAGGCCGGCGGCGAGGTCGGGGTGACCACCGGCCGGCAGCGCCGCTGCGGCTGGTTCGACGCGGTGATCGCCCGCTACGCCACCCGGGTCAACGGCATCACCGACTACTTCCTGACCAAACTCGACGTGCTCTCCAGCCTGGAGACCGTGCCGGTCTGCGTCGGCTACCGCATCGACGGCAAACGCACCGACGAACTGCCGATGACGCAGGAGGAGTTCGCGCGCGCCGAACCGGTCTACGAAGAACTGCCGGGCTGGTGGGAGGACATCTCAGGTGCCCGCACGTTCGAGGAGCTGCCCGCCAACGCGCGGGACTACGTCTCCCGGGTGGAGGAGATCGCCGGCGCGCAGATCTCCTGCATCGGCGTCGGCCCCGGCCGGGAGCAGACCATCGTGCGCCGTGACGTCGTCGGGAACCCCGCGTGAGCGAGCAGACGCCCGCCGACGAATCAGCCCTGGACCCCGACTACGCCAGTCACGGCGGGTTCCCCGACTACGCGGTCGTGGAACCCAGCCCCGGATTCGCCCGGTTCGTCACCACCATGCGGCGGGTGCTGGACCTGTCGGTGTCCAGCGACCCCGCCGACGACACCTGGGAGACCGCCGCCGACCGCGCCGAACAACTGGTGGCGCTGCTGGAGAACGATCAGGCCCCCGAGGGCGTCGCCCCGGCCGGCCGGGCGCCGTCGCTGCCGGGCATGGGCAGCCTGATGCTGCCGCCGTGGCAGATCACCCGGTTCGAACCCGACGGCGTGACCATGACCGGATCGTTCAGCCGGTTCCACGTCGGCGGCAACTCCGCGGTGCACGGCGGGGTGCTGCCGCTGCTGTTCGACTGGATGTTCGGGATGGTGGTGCACGCCGCCAACCGCCCGATCAGCCGGACCGCGTTCCTGCACGTGGACTACCGCAACGTCACCCCGATCAACACCCCGCTGGTGGTCAACGCCCGGATCGAGAAGTCCGAGGGCCGCAAGGCGTTCATCGGCGCCGAGCTCACCGACACCGAGGGCACCCTGCTGGCCGAGGCGCAGGGGCTGATGGTGCGCCTGCTGCCGGGCCAGCCCTGAGCCGCAAGTCCTAATCGGCTCCGTACCGGCGCGGTCCCCGTAGCGTCAGCGCCGCGAACAACGCCAGGAACGCCGCGGCCGGTGCACTGTTGGCGATGCTGTCCCGGACCCGGATGTGCGCGCCGACGGCCAGTACGAAATACAGCGTCAGCGCCGCGGTGGTCAGCCGGGCCAAGCCCGGGAACCGGTGCGCCGACAACAGGCCGACGGCCGACGCCGCCTTGACGGCCGGCAGCACCGGCCGAACCCGTTGCGGGCACTCGACGGTGTCGAGAGCCTTGGCGATGTAGGGCACCGGGATGGCACACAGCACCGCGTCGACGGCCTGGAAGGCGGCCAGGCCGGTGTAGGTCTTCGGTGAATCCAGCACGCTCATGGCACCCACTGTAGGCGCGGCCTCGCGGTGGGAACCGGGCCTCAGTCCAGGTTCAGCGACGCCTCTTCCAGATCCAGCCCGTGCAGCAAGCGGCGCAGCACCTGATCGTCGATGCGGCCGTGATCGCGCTCGGCGATCAGCGCCGCGCGTTCGGCGGCCAGCGTCTCCAGGCGCAGCCGGCGAAACGCGGCGGCGGCGGTCTCGTCGCTGTCGGCTTCGGCGTCGGGATCCAAGCGGCGCAGCCGTTCCCGGGCCGCGTTGCGCCGCCGGGTGTTCCAGCTGCGCAGTGCCTCGGCGGCGCGCTCGCTGGCCGGGGACGGCTCGGTGGCGGCCAGCACCTCGTCGAGTCGCTCGGCGGCGGCCAGCGCCGCCTTGTCCTGCGCGGATGTCGCGGCGATCGCGTCGGTGCGGTCCTGGTCGGTGGGCAGGCCCAACCGGCGGATCAGCCACGGCAGGGTCAACCCGTGCAGCAGCAGCGTGCCGACCACCACCACGAAGGTCAGGAAGACCAGCTGCGGGCGGCCCGGGAACGGTTCCCCCGACAGCGTCGTCAGCGGCACCGCGAATGCCGCCGCCAGCGACACCACCCCGCGCATCCCGGCCCAGGCCAGCACGAACACCTGCGCGGGCGTGGGCGCGGGCTCGGTCCGGCGGATCTTCGCCGACAGCAGCCGCGGCGCGAAGGCGAACGTCGCCACCCACACCCCGCGCACCGCGAGCAGCGTCGCGAACACCGCCAGCGATGCGACGGCCAGCGTGGCGAAGCGCACCCCGTGCAGGTTCGTCACCACCGCCGGCAGTTGCAACCCGATCAGCAGGAACGCCAGCGATTCCAGCACCAACTGCACCGCGCGCCAGACCGCTTGGTCCTGCATCCGGGTGGCGTAGTGCGCGCGGGTGAAGCGCTGCCCCAGGATCAGGGCGGCCACCACCACCGCGAGCACCCCGGAGCCGTGGACCTCCTCGGCCACCAGGTAGATCACGAACGGCGCCAGCAGGCCGACCGCACTCTCCACCACCGGATCGGTCAACCGGGCCCGGATGGTGACGATGACGGCCCCGAACGCCACCCCCACCGCCACCCCGCCGACTGCGGCCAGTACGAAGGTCACCAGGCCCATGCCCCAGCCGGTCGCCACGCCGATCGCCGCCGCCAACGACACCTTGTACACCGTCAGCGCGGTGGCGTCGTTGAGCAGGCTCTCGCCGCTGAGCAGCGTCATGATCCGCCGCGGCAACCCGACCCGACGGCCGATCGCGGTGGCCGACACCGCATCCGGCGGGGCCACGATCGCCCCGAGCGTCAGCGCGGCCGCCAGGGTCAGTTCCGGCACCGTGTAATAGGCGACCGCGCCGACCGCGACCGTGGTGGCCAGCGGGAGGCCGACCGCCAACAGCATGATCGGGCGCTTGTTGCGCCGCAGGCTGATCACCGAGCTCTCCAGTCCGGCCGACCACAGCAGCGGCGGCAGGATCACGAACAGCACCAGTTCCGGGCGCATCCTGATCTCCGGCACCGCCGGGATCAGCCCCACCAGCAGGCCGGCGATCACCAGCACCAGGGGGGCGGACAGTTTCCGGTGCCGGGCGATGGCTGCGATCAGCACTGCCGCCACCAGCGGGCCCAGCAGGGTGGTGCTCACCGTCGTTGAACCTCCGTTCAGATTTCGCCTTTATCCTTGAGCAGCATGCAACATAGCGGTGGCGCTGGAGGATGAGGCGGTGAACGGCCAGGTGGCGGAGTCGGTTACCGAGCAACTGT from Mycolicibacter sp. MU0083 includes:
- a CDS encoding glycoside hydrolase family 76 protein, which translates into the protein MDLLWANRAESAEAAVTARHLKPLWHLPGTQLGVVAWPPIRRAPHWHYWWQAHLLDCLVDAQLRDPQPERATRIKRQIRTHRLRNVGRWTNAYYDDMAWLALGIQRACRVTGIDRHRALRTLTAQLTDSWMHEAGGGIPWRKDEQFTEPFFNAPANGPAGIFLAREPAWLPRAQAMGDWIDDTLIDPETHLVFDGIRGGSLVRAEYTYCQGVVLGLETELAARTGVQDRPRHAHRVHRLVAAVAEQMAPGGVLKGAGGGDGGLFAGITARYLALVATDLPGESTADVQARETAAKLVLTSAKSAWDYRQSVDGLPLFGPNWDQTAQLPHADSGTAQFIGGAVSESEIPERDLSVQLSGWMLMEAAHAVAAAQTAC
- a CDS encoding DedA family protein; the encoded protein is MSMTVAAMPHILDPMYWIGQGGVFEHAVLPAILVIVFIETGLLFPLLPGESLLVTGGLLAAAGNPDIWVLAPAVAVVAVLGDQTGYFIGRRLGPALFKKEDSRFFKKHYVTDSHAFFEKYGPAAIILARFVPFARTFVPAIAGVSYMRYPVYLAFDIVGGILWGAGMTLTGYLLGTKVPGITDHLELIILGILFVSLLPAFYSAGKAFLARRRTPPADVDAALTAQNSE
- the fbaA gene encoding class II fructose-bisphosphate aldolase, giving the protein MPIATPEVYAEMLGRAKENSYAFPAINCTSSETINAAIKGFADAGSDGIIQFSTGGAEFGSGLGVKDMVTGAVALAEFAHVIAAKYSINVALHTDHCPKDKLDGFVRPLLAISADRVKAGQNPLFQSHMWDGSAVPIDENLSIAQELLAASVAAKIILEVEIGVVGGEEDGVEAEINEKLYTTPEDFEKTVAALGAGDKGQYLLAATFGNVHGVYKPGNVVLRPDILAEGQKVASAKLGLAEGSKPFDFVFHGGSGSLKSEIEEALRYGVVKMNVDTDTQYAFTRPVAGHMFSNYDGVLKVDGEVGNKKTYDPRSYLKKAEASMTERVIEACNDLHSAGKSLAL
- a CDS encoding cation diffusion facilitator family transporter, yielding MGAGHQHRHTDSRLSRMVVAAAILTTFFGIELATAIAINSIALLADAGHLLTDLAALFMGVTAVVLTRRGSTSPSRTYGWHRAEVFTAVANAVLLIGVATFIATEAIRRIGTAPDVPGMPLIVVALAGVAVNAVVIGLLRSHSEHSLAVRGAYLEVVADTVGNVAVLIAGIVTVTTDWPYADVVVAVFVALWVLPRAFALARDALRILSEASPSHIDVDELRAALAAVDGVTDVHDLHVWTLVPGQDMATAHLGTDADAGRVLSAARAVLAARGLTHATVQVEPAGQGGGCPLER
- a CDS encoding site-2 protease family protein, producing MNVHPLRGQAVRPSPVFLALVAVTALGGVLAWSAGTAIRPLAYAGVFVFVIAGWLVSLCLHEFGHAYTAWRFGDRGVAMRGYLTLNPLRYTHPGLSLLLPLLFIALGGIGLPGGAVFVQTSSMPPRRRTLVSLAGPAANLVLAIVLLGGAWALHDPRHPVFWSAVAFLGFLQITALVLNLLPVPGLDGFGALEPHLSPATRRAVAPFQPYGLLVLMALLIASPAVNQKFFGLVLWVFDLFGVPRELVAVGLHLTQFWSSWF
- a CDS encoding peptidase M50 gives rise to the protein MPAETPPETVVLLCAGRTLPRALRDLPSVQVTADRGTADIDAALDRYGRVLVVGADPDLAQVLTRMLRADRLDVEVGYVPSRRTPATRAYGLPAGRRAARRARRGAAGPVPLIRDDAGTALVGVGRWLPVDGTALLRGEGVVDDDTVFDGDVAEVLIEPIGVPPGLRAGVPRRCGRVRRWVTGRAAQLGTTGALVVRDGRFGTRTVKRSTFYRHIEDWLLVR
- a CDS encoding adenylosuccinate synthase — encoded protein: MPAIVVIGAQWGDEGKGKATDLLGERVQWVVRYQGGNNAGHTVVLPTGENFALHLIPSGVLSPHVTNVIGNGVVVDPGVLLTELDGLERRDVDTSRLLISADAHLLMPYHVAIDKVTERYMGSKKIGTTGRGIGPCYQDKIARIGIRVADVLDEESLANKIEAALEFKNQVLVKIYNRKALEPQQVLEDLLEQAEGFKHRIADTALLLGGALDRGENVLLEGSQGTLLDVDHGTYPYVTSSNPTAGGAAVGSGVGPTRITTVLGILKAYTTRVGSGPFPTELFDASGEYLSKAGGEVGVTTGRQRRCGWFDAVIARYATRVNGITDYFLTKLDVLSSLETVPVCVGYRIDGKRTDELPMTQEEFARAEPVYEELPGWWEDISGARTFEELPANARDYVSRVEEIAGAQISCIGVGPGREQTIVRRDVVGNPA
- a CDS encoding PaaI family thioesterase: MSEQTPADESALDPDYASHGGFPDYAVVEPSPGFARFVTTMRRVLDLSVSSDPADDTWETAADRAEQLVALLENDQAPEGVAPAGRAPSLPGMGSLMLPPWQITRFEPDGVTMTGSFSRFHVGGNSAVHGGVLPLLFDWMFGMVVHAANRPISRTAFLHVDYRNVTPINTPLVVNARIEKSEGRKAFIGAELTDTEGTLLAEAQGLMVRLLPGQP
- a CDS encoding DoxX family protein; protein product: MSVLDSPKTYTGLAAFQAVDAVLCAIPVPYIAKALDTVECPQRVRPVLPAVKAASAVGLLSAHRFPGLARLTTAALTLYFVLAVGAHIRVRDSIANSAPAAAFLALFAALTLRGPRRYGAD
- a CDS encoding Na+/H+ antiporter, translating into MSTTLLGPLVAAVLIAAIARHRKLSAPLVLVIAGLLVGLIPAVPEIRMRPELVLFVILPPLLWSAGLESSVISLRRNKRPIMLLAVGLPLATTVAVGAVAYYTVPELTLAAALTLGAIVAPPDAVSATAIGRRVGLPRRIMTLLSGESLLNDATALTVYKVSLAAAIGVATGWGMGLVTFVLAAVGGVAVGVAFGAVIVTIRARLTDPVVESAVGLLAPFVIYLVAEEVHGSGVLAVVVAALILGQRFTRAHYATRMQDQAVWRAVQLVLESLAFLLIGLQLPAVVTNLHGVRFATLAVASLAVFATLLAVRGVWVATFAFAPRLLSAKIRRTEPAPTPAQVFVLAWAGMRGVVSLAAAFAVPLTTLSGEPFPGRPQLVFLTFVVVVGTLLLHGLTLPWLIRRLGLPTDQDRTDAIAATSAQDKAALAAAERLDEVLAATEPSPASERAAEALRSWNTRRRNAARERLRRLDPDAEADSDETAAAAFRRLRLETLAAERAALIAERDHGRIDDQVLRRLLHGLDLEEASLNLD